A region from the Kazachstania africana CBS 2517 chromosome 11, complete genome genome encodes:
- the ANY1 gene encoding Any1p (similar to Saccharomyces cerevisiae YMR010W; ancestral locus Anc_7.112) gives MDTKVESAVIDSIKDEVPPVDNSLASYLPRVDQFYIPEWLTMQFIANNLMSFTPLFSYGTTIISIERCQTALGFSIDICATMLIASILRISYYLITPYEITLLRQSLVMIFIQLILLRTSLKYRPDEYIYENLKNVESFAELMEDVWLDFYKDEFSLKNFSILVYRLILVFVYKFLKFFDPNYKRFCKFWQWQNDTIFWKFLAYFATLQIFITFIISKVLNWDELAQWLGSLIGSLGLLVESLLPLPQIAILYKLKSVQGFKLILLVSWLCGDTLKITYLVFGAKNISILFFLFAFFQMSLDFYIGGQYIYYKYYYDDLRHHSQDIEMDTMSIGNENREYTPNMNQDTHSRSRTITV, from the coding sequence ATGGACACTAAGGTAGAATCCGCGGTTATAGACTCCATCAAAGATGAGGTCCCTCCTGTGGACAATTCTCTGGCGTCATATCTACCAAGAGTCGACCAATTTTACATTCCGGAATGGTTAACCATGCAATTCATCGCAAATAATCTAATGAGTTTCACCCCTCTATTCTCTTATGGTACCACTATAATAAGTATAGAACGTTGCCAAACGGCGCTTGGGTTCTCCATCGATATCTGTGCCACCATGTTAATCGCATCCATCTTAAGAATTTCCTACTATCTAATCACTCCATATGAAATAACTTTATTGAGACAATCATTGGTAATGATCTTTATACAACTGATTCTACTGAGGACAAGTCTGAAATATAGACCAGATGAATACATctatgaaaatttgaaaaatgttgAATCATTTGCAGAATTGATGGAAGACGTTTGGCTCGATTTctataaagatgaattctcattgaaaaatttcagcaTCTTAGTTTACAGATTGATACTAGTGTTCgtttacaaatttttaaaattcttCGACCCAAATTATAAACGTTTCTGTAAATTTTGGCAATGGCAAAATGatacaatattttggaaatttttagCATATTTTGCCACCTTAcaaatcttcatcacttTCATAATCTCCAAAGTCTTAAATTGGGACGAATTGGCACAATGGTTAGGCTCCCTTATCGGCTCCCTGGGCCTTCTAGTGGAATCCCTGTTGCCATTACCTCAAATTGCAATTCTttacaaattgaaatcagtCCAAGGCTTCAAATTGATCCTACTGGTAAGCTGGCTCTGTGGTGATACTTTAAAAATCACATATCTGGTATTTGGTGCCAAGAACATCTCTATTCTGTTCTTCCTTTTTGCGTTTTTCCAAATGTCTCTGGATTTCTACATTGGAGGTCAATATATCTACTACAAATACTACTACGACGATCTGAGACATCATTCACAAGATATAGAAATGGATACAATGAGCATCGGAAACGAAAACAGAGAATACACGCCAAACATGAACCAAGATACTCATTCAAGATCGAGGACTATTACCGTATAA
- the ADI1 gene encoding acireductone dioxygenase (Ni2+-requiring) (similar to Saccharomyces cerevisiae ADI1 (YMR009W); ancestral locus Anc_7.113) produces MVEVYVHDNDDAIDFRERHDSGVPVNLAYLNTLNVFYSKITEETAVHELALRRNYKNHDTVDISLESFDNDSNKLESKLKEFYEEHLHEDEEIRYILDGSGFFDIRDPNSDKWIRIKVATYDMLIIPAGIYHRFTLDTNNQIKALRLFKDEPKWDAIVKSTKADNSIVRKQYLISMNY; encoded by the coding sequence ATGGTTGAAGTGTATGTTCATGATAACGATGACGCGATTGACTTCAGGGAAAGGCATGATTCTGGTGTACCTGTCAATTTGGCTTATTTAAACACTTTGAATGTTTTCTATTCAAAGATAACAGAGGAAACGGCGGTCCATGAATTAGCCTTACGAAGAAATTATAAGAATCATGATACGGTAGATATCAGTTTAGAATCGTTTGACAACGATTCTAATAAACTTGAAAGcaaattaaaagaattttatGAGGAACATTTGcatgaagatgaagaaattcgTTACATTCTCGATGGATCCGGATTTTTCGATATCAGAGATCCAAATAGTGATAAATGGATTAGAATCAAAGTTGCCACCTACGATATGTTAATCATCCCAGCAGGAATATATCATAGATTCACTCTCGACACAAATAATCAGATCAAGGCACTCAGACTCTTCAAAGACGAACCCAAATGGGACGCTATCGTTAAATCCACGAAGGCTGATAATTCAATCGTGCGTAAGCAATACTTAATCTCAATGAACTACTAA
- the GAS5 gene encoding 1,3-beta-glucanosyltransferase (similar to Saccharomyces cerevisiae GAS5 (YOL030W); ancestral locus Anc_7.114) encodes MLLKSLLTSLVGCTMASLAIAANSTVATIEVTGNAFFNSDTGDRFYIRGVDYQPGGSSNLTDPLADTNVCLRDLPYFQKLGINTVRVYTVDNSLSHDDCMNAFADAGIYLILDVNTPDASINRNSPACSYNAAYLQNVFATIDAFANYTNVLGFFAGNEVINDSNNTNAATYVKAVVRDMKNYIKARNYRTIPVGYSAADIVSNRVLIAEYLNCGNDSMARLDMFGVNDYSWCGHSSFTVSGWSEKVKLYDGYSKPMFLSEFGCNEVVDSRPFTEIEALYNVEMTSVFSGGLVYEYTNETNNYGLVQIDNENNTVTELQDFINLQSEYNKTSNPTGDGGYSKSSDYSTCPTYEAGVWEANNTLPEMPTAASAYFKSGAGEPMGTILSTEGDCDAEYDLEISSSVEATSSSEVSTSSIESNSSSMTTATSTTTSSSKSKDSGNLNIQVPTIFKIVNEIMNYII; translated from the coding sequence ATGCTGCTCAAATCTTTACTAACTTCCTTGGTAGGTTGTACCATGGCTAGTTTGGCTATTGCTGCAAACTCTACTGTCGCTACTATTGAAGTCACAGGTAACgctttcttcaatagtGATACGGGTGATAGATTCTATATAAGAGGTGTAGACTACCAGCCTGGTGGTTCTTCAAATCTTACTGATCCCTTAGCAGACACTAACGTTTGTCTAAGAGATTTGCCATATTTCCAAAAGTTAGGTATTAATACAGTTCGTGTCTACACTGTAGACAATTCTTTAAGTCATGACGACTGTATGAATGCATTTGCTGATGCAGGTATCTATCTTATCTTAGATGTCAACACTCCAGATGCTTCTATTAATAGAAATAGTCCTGCTTGTTCTTACAATGCAGCctatttacaaaatgtcTTTGCAACCATCGATGCTTTTGCTAATTATACAAACGTTCTTGGGTTTTTCGCCGGTAATGAAGTCATCAACGATTCAAACAATACAAATGCTGCTACGTACGTTAAAGCTGTCGTTAGagatatgaaaaattacatcAAGGCAAGAAATTACAGAACAATCCCAGTCGGTTACAGTGCCGCAGATATCGTCTCCAACAGAGTCCTCATTgcagaatatttgaattgtGGTAACGATTCCATGGCTAGACTCGACATGTTCGGCGTTAATGACTATTCATGGTGTGGTCATTCTTCATTTACCGTTAGTGGTTGGAGTGAAAAAGTTAAATTGTACGATGGTTATTCCAAGCCAATGTTCTTGAGTGAATTCGGTTGTAATGAAGTCGTTGATTCAAGACCATTCACTGAAATTGAAGCCCTTTATAACGTTGAAATGACCTCCGTCTTTAGCGGTGGATTAGTCTACGAATATACAAACGAGACTAACAATTATGGTCTGGTccaaattgataatgaaaataacacCGTTACTGAATTACaagatttcattaatttgcAAAGTGAATATAATAAGACTTCTAATCCAACCGGTGATGGTGGTTATTCCAAATCAAGTGACTATTCCACATGTCCAACTTATGAAGCTGGTGTTTGGGAAGCTAATAATACATTACCTGAAATGCCAACTGCTGCATCAGCTTATTTCAAGAGTGGTGCTGGTGAACCAATGGGTACTATCTTGTCGACCGAAGGTGATTGCGATGCCGAATACGATTTGgaaatttcttcctctGTGGAAGCTACATCTTCATCTGAAGTCAGCACGAGCTCTATTGAATCTAATAGTAGTAGTATGACTACTGCTACATCTACTACTACTTCTTCAAgtaaatcaaaagattcGGGCAACTTGAATATTCAAGTTccaacaattttcaaaattgtcaatgaaatcatgaattatattatatag
- the KAFR0K00865 gene encoding bZIP transcription factor (similar to Saccharomyces cerevisiae YAP5 (YIR018W) and YAP7 (YOL028C); ancestral locus Anc_7.115): MNHHTPVHIEPKPDSKSLQSPNELKLDQDWKSIPKKNSSSTTKKRYRPKLNEIGNLQTKERIREQNRESQRKFRERNNSYKQKIQELETKLLQYQTLLNEKNNIILKLNAKIKSLNQDTCNKTSSSLCSKCSDINQTCIKPFN, encoded by the coding sequence ATGAATCACCATACCCCCGTACACATAGAACCTAAACCTGATTCGAAATCGCTGCAAAGTCCCAACGAGTTGAAATTAGACCAAGATTGGAAGTCAAtacccaaaaaaaattcttcttctacgACGAAAAAAAGGTATAGaccaaaattaaatgaaattggCAATTTACAGACCAAAGAGAGGATAAGGGAACAGAATAGAGAATCACAGAGGAAATTCAgggaaagaaataattcaTACAAACAAAAGATTCAAGAATTAGAgacaaaattattacaatATCAAACGTTACTGAACGAGAAAAATAACAttatattaaaattaaacGCTAAGatcaaatcattaaatCAAGATACTTGCAACAAaacatcttcttctctatGTTCAAAATGTTCCGATATCAATCAAACCTGTATAAAACCATTTAACTAA
- the MET28 gene encoding Met28p (similar to Saccharomyces cerevisiae MET28 (YIR017C); ancestral locus Anc_7.122), translated as MTTVENDKLLKLVMNDSELGTRLLSLLLLNNNNNKTDLLNKINNNTTTHTTEDEHRLKKRQKNTEASARFRARQKIKYKENLIKLNELNTKINKFNNKISLLELENKNLKLKIQKFNELKTNELLNNIKKIVYKTFPYHVNKFRNLNIILSILLLLLFSLSPVDSVFIKSSIFIVSISLYSILCIVLIKFSASLSLPFVSVSKLVSSSISLTVVYS; from the coding sequence ATGACAACtgtagaaaatgataaactGCTAAAATTGGTAATGAATGATTCTGAGTTAGGCACCAGATTACTCTCATTACTActattaaataataataataataagacCGATCTTCTCAATAAGATAAATAACAACACTACAACTCATACTACAGAAGACGAACATcgtttgaagaaaagacaGAAAAACACAGAAGCTTCAGCTAGATTTAGAGCAAGACAGAAgattaaatataaagaaaatttaattaaattaaatgaattaaatACAAAGAttaacaaattcaataacaAAATAAGTTTGTtagaattggaaaataaaaatttgaaattaaaaatacagaaattcaatgaattgaaaactaATGAATTActaaataatattaaaaaaatagtatATAAAACCTTCCCATatcatgtaaataaatttcgcaatttaaatattattttatctaTTCTTttgctattattattctCCCTCTCCCCGGTAGATTCAGTCTTTATCAAGTCCAGCATCTTCATTGTCTCCATTTCCTTATACTCGATACTTTGTATAGTCCTGATCAAGTTCTCAGCATCACTTTCCCTCCCGTTTGTCTCCGTATCAAAACTAGTGTCATCGTCAATCTCCCTCACAGTAGTATACTCTTGA
- the BUB1 gene encoding protein kinase BUB1 (similar to Saccharomyces cerevisiae BUB1 (YGR188C) and MAD3 (YJL013C); ancestral locus Anc_5.162) codes for MLSTPLFLKRVNAHLEKFDNNNTKLDNSHPPTHKLSPPPVRAPPMEPSNNDIRLIFEKRLLTDLEDMDDPLELFLDYISWIHEANENFDFLIDIMERCLSYIKSFETYHNDPRFLKIWLLYMDFIKSENLNDYLTIFNFMYSNNIGSKLSLFYEEYSKLLWKANLNLESLYILNVGINQNSRPYNRLIKKFNDIETKLRELDLFQDNWQQLVNFNIFQSNDDPPFIKLKILNDSPVKKTSKLNVFNDNNNDNNNNNINSNTTTNNNNNNDNIPVYKIVNIENRKPEKIDCNFDLIYNSSEFNFDQILALSRNVYHKNNYKSKKRKLAPLQEKPKPPLLTSTQNDQQNGVITKTSILPLKDSSVENTIKSNKLLTSSPTQTVTFFSKDAMKEVYSMFNQDYKDPSISTNNDENTTNRFSIYENFTQEFTRPNIDDLTEVKQPVAKEVDNEIVKSPEPQYQNINQGFITPIKEISETTIEHKEQNFTSTQSSPFLTQPRQQIIEHPLDESLRASLLSTISPPLTKYDTFYSYDKSLKMSSYLKKIHRLSINENKNPIVDFKMTSDLYCIRGELGQGGYATVYLAESSTGDLKALKVEKPANVWEYYILKQIQNRLQGSNILNSVIDASSLHCFLDESYLVLNYANQGTVLDLINITKDKNDSVDEILCMFLTVEIMKIVETLHEIGIIHGDLKPENCMIRFESYKNLGKYNAQGANGWNKKGVYLIDFGRSFDLTLFEPGIKFKADWKTDQQDCYEMRMGKPWSYEADYYGLASIIHSMLFGKLIETIDSPNGKVKLKNNLKRYWQKDLWQTVFDTLLNSNNFSKLPITSTLKSVRNNIESFLVDKSSDNLRKLILDLEPELSRNKDILKDSKKKRTS; via the coding sequence ATGCTTTCAACACCTTTGTTTTTAAAACGCGTTAATGCtcatcttgaaaaatttgataacaATAATACAAAATTGGATAATAGCCATCCTCCCACACACAAACTCTCTCCCCCCCCCGTTAGAGCTCCACCTATGGAACCGAGTAATAATGACATCAGACTCATTTTCGAAAAGAGACTGCTCACTGACCTCGAAGATATGGATGATCCGTTGGAATTATTCCTAGATTATATTTCATGGATACATGAagcaaatgaaaatttcgatTTTCTAATAGACATCATGGAACGTTGTCTATCATACATCAAGAGTTTTGAAACATATCACAATGATCCAagattcttgaaaatttggttACTTTATATggattttatcaaatctgAAAACTTAAATGATTATTTGacaatattcaattttatgtattcaaataatatcgGTTCCAAATTGTCCTTGTTCTATGAAGAGTATTCGAAACTATTATGGAAAGCTAATCTCAATTTAGAATCTCTCTATATCCTAAACGTGggaataaatcaaaattcaaGACCTTACAATAGATtgattaaaaaattcaatgatattgaGACAAAACTTCGAGAATTGGACCTTTTCCAAGATAATTGGCAGCAATTAgttaattttaatatattcCAATCAAATGATGACCCACCTTTTATAAAacttaaaattttgaatgattcaCCCGTTAAAAAgacatcaaaattaaatgtctttaatgataataataatgataataacaataataatatcaacAGCAACACTAccactaataataataataataatgataatattccaGTCTAcaaaattgtaaatatagaaaataGGAAGCCTGAGAAAATTGACTGCAATTTCGACCTTATCTATAACTCATCagaatttaattttgatcaaattttagCTCTATCAAGAAATGTTTACCATAAGAATAATtataaatcaaagaaaagaaaattagcTCCTTTACAGGAAAAACCAAAGCCTCCACTATTGACCTCCACTCAAAATGATCAACAAAACGGTGTAATAACAAAAACTTCAATCTTACCATTAAAGGACTCCTCAGTCGAGAATACAATCAAGTCAAATAAACTTTTAACATCCTCACCAACTCAAACTGTAACGTTCTTCTCCAAAGATGCAATGAAAGAAGTTTACTCAATGTTCAACCAGGATTATAAAGATCCAAGCATATCTactaataatgatgaaaatacaaCGAATAGATTTTCAAtctatgaaaattttactCAGGAATTCACAAGAccaaatattgatgatttaacTGAAGTTAAACAACCTGTCGCGAAAGAAGTTGACAACGAGATTGTAAAATCTCCTGAACcacaatatcaaaatataaatcaaGGTTTCATTACTCCAATCAAAGAGATATCTGAAACCACAATTGAGcataaagaacaaaattttacatCAACACAAAGTTCCCCATTCTTAACGCAACCACGTCAACAAATTATAGAACATCCACTCGACGAATCCCTAAGAGCATCTCTATTATCCACAATTTCACCGCCTTTAACAAAGTATGACACCTTTTATAGTTATGATAAGTCATTAAAAATGAgttcatatttgaaaaaaatccaTAGGTTATCAATCaatgaaaacaaaaatcCTATTGTAGATTTCAAGATGACAAGTGATCTCTACTGTATAAGAGGTGAGTTGGGTCAAGGTGGTTACGCTACGGTATATTTAGCAGAATCAAGTACAGGTGATCTTAAAGCAttaaaagttgaaaaacCAGCGAATGTTTGGGAATATTACATTTTAAAACAAATCCAAAATAGGTTACAAGGTTCaaacattttgaattctgTCATCGATGCCAGCTCTCTACATTGTTTCTTAGATGAAAGTTATTTAGTATTAAATTATGCAAATCAAGGTACTGTATTGGATTTGATTAATATTACAAAGGATAAAAATGACTCAGTTGATGAAATCTTATGCATGTTTTTAACTGttgaaataatgaaaattgttgaaactTTGCATGAAATTGGAATCATTCATGGGGATTTGAAACCAGAAAATTGTATGATTCGATTTGAATCTTATAAAAATCTGGGGAAGTATAACGCCCAAGGTGCAAATGGTTGGAATAAGAAAGGTGTCtatttaattgattttggtaGGTCGTTCGATTTAACGTTATTTGAGCCGGGTATAAAATTTAAAGCTGATTGGAAGACCGATCAACAAGATTGTTATGAAATGCGAATGGGCAAACCATGGAGTTATGAAGCAGATTATTATGGATTAGCAAGCATCATTCATTCAATGTTGTTTGGAAAGTTGATTGAAACTATTGACTCACCTAATGGGAAAGTCAAACTTAAAAATAATCTTAAAAGATATTGGCAAAAAGATTTATGGCAAACAGTCTTTGATACCTTGTTgaatagtaataattttaGCAAATTACCCATTACATCTACTTTGAAATCAGTTCGTAACAATATTGAGTCATTTTTAGTCGACAAAAGTTCTGACAATTTAAGGAAGCTCATCCTAGATCTCGAACCAGAATTATCTAGaaataaagatatattaaaggattccaaaaaaaagcGAACATCCTGA
- the CCT3 gene encoding chaperonin-containing T-complex subunit CCT3 (similar to Saccharomyces cerevisiae CCT3 (YJL014W); ancestral locus Anc_5.163), with protein sequence MQAPMQAPVVFMNTSQERTTGRQAQISNITAAKAVSDVIRTCLGPKAMLKMLLDPMGGLVLTNDGHAILREIDVAHPAAKSMLELSRTQDEEVGDGTTTVIILAGDILAQCAPYLIEKNIHPVIIIQALKKALSDALEIIDEVSKPIDINNDDAMKKLINASIGTKYVNLWSEKMCELALTAVKIVKVDLGSVNDQNEPIFEIDTKRFVRIEKIPGGEVLDSRVLNGVMLNKDVVHPKMSRFRTNPRVVLLDCPLEYKKGESQTNIEIQKEEDWNRILQIEEEQVQMMCEQILSVKPDVVITEKGVSDLAQHFLLKGGCSVLRRVKKSDNNRIARVTGATIVNRVEDLKESHVGTDCGTFKVDLIGDEYFTFLDDCKNPKACTIMLRGGSKDILNEIERNLQDAMAVARNVMLAPSLSPGGGATEMAVSVRLAEKAKQLEGIQQWPYQAVADAMECIPRTLIQNAGGDPIRILSQLRAKHAQGKSTFGIDGDLGKIVDMVDYGIWEPEVIKQQSIKTAIESACLLLRVDDIVSGVRKQEQ encoded by the coding sequence ATGCAAGCGCCAATGCAAGCACCAGTGGTGTTTATGAACACTTCTCAAGAAAGAACCACGGGTCGCCAGGCtcaaatttccaatattACCGCTGCAAAAGCTGTTTCTGATGTTATTCGTACCTGTTTGGGTCCAAAGGCTATGTTAAAGATGTTATTAGATCCTATGGGTGGGTTAGTTCTTACAAATGATGGTCATGCTATTCTACGTGAGATCGATGTCGCTCATCCTGCGGCAAAATCAATGCTAGAATTGTCAAGAACtcaagatgaagaagttggTGATGGTACCACCACGGTTATCATTCTTGCCGGCGATATCTTGGCTCAATGTGCCCCATATTTGATTGAGAAAAACATCCATCCTGTAATTATCATTCAAGCTTTAAAAAAGGCGTTATCTGATGCCCTAGAAATCATCGACGAAGTAAGTAAACCTATTGATATAAATAATGACGAtgcaatgaaaaaattgattaatgCTTCAATTGGTACCAAATATGTCAATCTTTGGTCTGAAAAGATGTGCGAATTGGCTCTTACTGCTGTTAAGATTGTCAAAGTCGATCTAGGTTCCGTAAATGATCAAAATgaaccaatttttgaaatcgaCACTAAGAGATTCGTTcgtattgaaaaaattccAGGCGGTGAAGTGTTGGATTCTCGTGTATTAAACGGTGTCATGTTAAATAAAGACGTCGTTCATCCAAAAATGTCTCGTTTCAGAACAAACCCAAGGGTTGTACTATTAGATTGTCCTTTAGAATATAAGAAAGGTGAGTCTCaaacaaatattgaaattcaaaaagaagaggatTGGAATAGAATCTTACAAATTGAGGAAGAACAAGTTCAAATGATGTGTGAGCAAATTCTCTCAGTTAAACCAGATGTTGTCATCACTGAAAAAGGTGTTTCTGATTTAGCTCAACATTTCTTACTAAAAGGTGGTTGTAGTGTATTAAGAAGAGTTAAAAAATCAGATAATAATAGAATTGCTCGTGTCACCGGTGCTACCATTGTAAATCGTGTcgaagatttgaaagaatctCATGTAGGTACAGATTGTGGTACTTTCAAAGTTGATCTAATTGGTGATGAATACTTCACTTTCCTAGATGATTGCAAAAATCCAAAGGCATGTACAATTATGTTACGTGGTGGCTCCAAAGATATCTTAAACGAAATTGAACGTAATTTACAAGATGCTATGGCCGTCGCACGTAATGTCATGTTAGCCCCATCTCTATCCCCAGGTGGTGGTGCCACTGAAATGGCCGTTTCTGTTAGATTGGCTGAAAAGGCTAAGCAACTAGAAGGTATTCAACAATGGCCATACCAAGCCGTTGCAGATGCTATGGAATGTATTCCACGTACTTTGATTCAAAATGCTGGTGGTGATCCAATTAGAATATTGTCACAATTAAGAGCTAAACATGCCCAAGGTAAAAGCACTTTCGGTATTGACGGTGATCTAGGTAAAATCGTCGACATGGTAGATTACGGTATATGGGAACCTGAAGTCATTAAGCAACAGAGCATAAAAACCGCCATTGAAAGCGCGTGCTTATTGTTAAGAGTTGATGATATCGTTAGTGGTGTCAGAAAGCAAGAACAATGA
- the MRPS35 gene encoding mitochondrial 37S ribosomal protein mS45 (similar to Saccharomyces cerevisiae MRPS35 (YGR165W); ancestral locus Anc_5.166), with amino-acid sequence MLNRARSNPVCFQQVRHLSRRKIAYPFYPFKKLSREHPKKHDSNLKHAMRQFLGPRNYKGEYQLNKYTRIPRDHVPNYISPNSERGETLVNPVNGNVLQETFNGKYKEVGKSRTREDRKNLRPFPLNANCQTNYIISDDLKRQIYNDMDQNNLSTQQISQKYGLKVPRVDAIIRLYKIEQDWTKHNLINPSLQTMSETLYGMFPIFKPTSTRENLSEIPIPSSAKNSRFVTIAESEPFGPIDAANVLDLEPAVKTLQRLSSEDEEQVKQDTGRKSHRRIILGELKRGNRSRFKFTDIRADKIAYRYGSGNRDNKKNRKIGFNEMGQMVYI; translated from the coding sequence ATGTTGAACAGGGCAAGAAGTAATCCTGTGTGTTTCCAGCAAGTTAGACACCTTTCGAGAAGGAAGATTGCGTATCCCTTCTATCCGTTCAAGAAGCTGTCGAGAGAGCATCCCAAGAAGCACGATTCGAATTTGAAGCATGCCATGAGACAGTTTCTGGGCCCCAGAAATTACAAGGGAGAGTACCAGCTGAACAAGTACACGAGGATCCCCAGAGACCATGTGCCTAACTATATCAGTCCCAATAGTGAGAGGGGCGAGACTTTGGTGAATCCTGTGAACGGTAATGTGTTGCAAGAGACGTTCAATGGGAAGTACAAAGAGGTTGGGAAGAGTAGAACGCGTGAAGATAGAAAGAATTTGCGGCCGTTCCCTTTGAATGCCAACTGTCAAACGAACTATATCATTTCAGATGATTTAAAACGACAGATTTACAACGACATGGACCAAAACAATCTCTCCACGCAACAGATCTCGCAGAAATATGGATTGAAGGTGCCCAGAGTGGACGCCATAATCAGACTCTATAAGATTGAACAGGATTGGACAAAACATAATCTGATTAATCCAAGCTTGCAAACTATGTCCGAGACTTTGTATGGGATGTTCCCAATTTTCAAGCCCACAAGCACTAGAGAGAATCTGAGTGAGATTCCCATCCCTTCTAGTGCGAAGAACTCCAGATTCGTCACCATTGCCGAGTCTGAACCGTTCGGTCCCATTGATGCAGCAAACGTCTTGGATTTAGAACCAGCTGTAAAGACTCTGCAAAGGTTATCgtctgaagatgaagagcAAGTCAAGCAAGACACAGGGAGAAAGAGTCACAGAAGAATCATTCTTGGTGAGTTGAAAAGAGGAAACAGATcaagattcaaattcacCGATATTAGAGCTGATAAAATCGCATATCGTTACGGTTCTGGAAATCGTGACAATAAGAAAAATCGTAAAATTGGCTTCAATGAGATGGGCCAAATGGTATATATCTAG